The proteins below are encoded in one region of Brassica napus cultivar Da-Ae chromosome A6, Da-Ae, whole genome shotgun sequence:
- the BNAA06G01350D gene encoding dormancy-associated protein homolog 4, which produces MGFLHKLWDDTVAGPTPENGLGKLRKHVSLATVQPPPLSTDQVTRSIVVTKGNNNVRGLRNLKMGPGRAPDSPTGSSSTPGTPLTPGTPCDHFGPFSADKIPSAGEVDASSLTTYEWIVINALDR; this is translated from the exons ATGGGGTTCTTACACAAGCTGTGGGATGACACGGTGGCCGGACCAACTCCGGAAAATGGTCTGGGGAAATTGAGAAAGCATGTTTCGTTAGCCACTGTCCAACCTCCTCCTCTCTCCACCGATCAAGTCACAAGAAGCATAGTCGTTACCAAGGGGAATAACAATGTTCGTGGACTCCGGAATTTGAAGATGGGTCCGGGTCGTGCTCCGGATTCTCCGACCGGGTCAAGTAGCACCCCCGGAACGCCTCTAACCC CTGGAACACCATGTGATCACTTTGGACCATTCAGCGCAGATAAAATCCCATCCGCCGGTGAAGTTGATGCCTCAAGTCTCACTACTTATGAATG GATTGTGATAAACGCATTGGACCGTTGA
- the LOC106345824 gene encoding trihelix transcription factor ASIL1 codes for MMEEEDETPSQQSPRDSLSPAPILPTSNVTVASATKPPPSSSSQSPLALVVQTPSVNRNGRIGGGGGGGRDDCWSEEATKVLINAWGDRFSEPGKGTLKQQQWHEVAEIVNSSGQCKYAKTDVQCKNRIDTVKKKYKQEKAKNGPSKWAFFKKLESLIGGGGKAHVGGRSSGPMRWHFRKRSASESESESEPERSAESLPPPQPLLPKRVKMGESGVGDVAKAILGFTEAYEKAETAKLKLMMELEKERMKFAKEMELQRMQFLKTQMEITRNNQEEERSKREGDDDDDRNVKNNGDVSS; via the coding sequence ATgatggaggaagaagacgagACTCCGTCTCAACAATCTCCACGAGATTCCCTCTCACCAGCTCCGATTTTGCCTACAAGCAACGTCACGGTGGCCTCCGCAACGAAGCCCcctccctcctcctcctctcaaTCTCCGTTGGCTCTGGTAGTTCAGACTCCTTCCGTCAACAGAAACGGACGAATCGGcggaggcggaggaggagggAGAGACGATTGCTGGAGCGAGGAAGCGACGAAGGTTCTAATCAACGCGTGGGGGGATCGATTCTCGGAGCCGGGGAAAGGAACGTTGAAGCAGCAGCAGTGGCACGAGGTGGCTGAGATCGTGAATTCGAGTGGCCAATGCAAGTACGCCAAAACAGACGTTCAGTGCAAGAACAGGATCGATACGGTTAAGAAGAAGTATAAGCAAGAGAAGGCCAAGAATGGGCCTAGCAAATGGGCCTTCTTCAAaaagcttgagtctttgatcGGTGGTGGCGGCAAGGCTCATGTGGGAGGGCGTAGCTCGGGTCCAATGAGGTGGCATTTTAGGAAACGGAGTGCTTCCGAGTCTGAGTCTGAGTCTGAACCTGAGCGCTCAGCTGAGAGTCTCCCTCCACCGCAACCGTTGTTGCCGAAGCGGGTGAAGATGGGTGAGTCAGGAGTTGGAGATGTGGCGAAGGCGATACTTGGGTTCACTGAGGCGTACGAGAAGGCGGAAACTGCGAAGCTTAAGCTGATGATGGAGTTGGAGAAGGAGAGGATGAAGTTCGCTAAAGAGATGGAGTTGCAGAGGATGCAGTTCTTGAAAACTCAGATGGAGATAACGCGGAACAATCAAGAAGAGGAGAGGAGCAAGCGTgagggtgatgatgatgatgatcgcAATGTCAAGAATAATGGCGATGTAAGTAGCTGA